From a single Vibrio toranzoniae genomic region:
- the trmB gene encoding tRNA (guanosine(46)-N7)-methyltransferase TrmB — MSEVTTNEYTEDGKLVRKIRSFVRREGRLTKGQESAMNECWPTMGIDYTPELLNWKEVFGNDNPVVLEIGFGMGASLVEMAKNAPEKNFLGIEVHSPGVGACLGTARDAGVTNLRVMCHDAVEVFEHMIPDSSLHTLQLFFPDPWHKARHHKRRIVKAEFAEMVRGKLQLETGIFHMATDWENYAEHMIEVMNVAPGFENIAEDGDYIARPDERPLTKFEARGHRLGHGVWDIKYKRTK; from the coding sequence ATGAGTGAAGTGACCACTAACGAATATACTGAAGATGGCAAACTGGTTCGTAAGATCCGTAGTTTTGTTCGCCGCGAAGGCCGCTTAACCAAAGGCCAAGAAAGCGCGATGAATGAATGTTGGCCAACAATGGGTATCGACTACACCCCAGAGCTTCTTAACTGGAAAGAAGTATTTGGCAACGATAACCCAGTTGTACTAGAGATTGGTTTCGGTATGGGTGCATCACTGGTTGAAATGGCAAAGAACGCACCAGAGAAAAACTTCTTAGGTATTGAAGTTCACAGCCCTGGTGTTGGTGCTTGTTTGGGGACTGCGCGTGATGCGGGTGTAACTAACCTGCGCGTAATGTGTCACGATGCCGTAGAAGTATTTGAACACATGATTCCAGATAGCAGCCTGCATACACTGCAACTGTTCTTCCCTGACCCATGGCACAAAGCTCGTCACCACAAGCGTCGTATTGTTAAGGCTGAGTTTGCAGAAATGGTTCGCGGCAAGCTTCAACTTGAGACTGGTATTTTTCACATGGCAACAGACTGGGAGAACTACGCAGAACACATGATTGAGGTGATGAACGTAGCTCCTGGTTTCGAAAATATCGCTGAAGATGGTGATTATATTGCTCGCCCTGATGAGCGTCCGCTAACGAAGTTTGAAGCTCGTGGCCACCGTTTAGGTCATGGCGTTTGGGATATTAAGTACAAACGTACTAAGTAA
- a CDS encoding oxidative damage protection protein → MSRTVFCARLQKDAEGLDFQLYPGDLGKRIFDNISKEAWGQWQSKQTMLINEKKLNMMDPEHRKLLETEMVNFLFEGKDVVIDGYTPPSE, encoded by the coding sequence ATGAGCCGCACTGTATTTTGTGCTCGCCTTCAAAAAGATGCTGAAGGCCTAGATTTTCAACTTTACCCAGGTGACTTAGGTAAGCGTATCTTTGACAACATTTCTAAAGAAGCTTGGGGACAATGGCAAAGCAAGCAAACCATGCTTATCAATGAGAAGAAGCTAAACATGATGGATCCTGAACATCGTAAACTTCTTGAAACTGAGATGGTTAACTTCCTTTTCGAAGGTAAAGATGTCGTTATTGATGGCTACACTCCACCAAGCGAATAA
- the mutY gene encoding A/G-specific adenine glycosylase, with translation MTPFATAILKWYDAYGRKELPWQQNKTAYTVWLSEIMLQQTQVTTVIPYYQRFLERFPTVIDLANAEQDEVLHLWTGLGYYARARNLHKAAKIVAEQYSGEFPLSIEEMNALPGIGRSTAAAVLSSVHKLPHAILDGNVKRTLARSFAVEGWPGQKKVENQLWEHAEAHTPKKDVDKYNQAMMDMGAMVCTRSKPKCTLCPIESMCEAKKLDRQLDFPGKKPKKEKPVKETWFVILYHDNQVWLEQRPQSGIWGGLFCFPQNENAEIEHQLDLRSIKNNAKDSIQTMIAFRHTFSHYHLDITPVLVKLDKQPDLIMEGTKGLWYNLSKPEEIGLAAPVKQLIESLPFELNDDV, from the coding sequence GTGACTCCTTTCGCAACCGCCATATTAAAGTGGTATGACGCTTACGGGCGTAAAGAACTACCTTGGCAACAGAATAAAACCGCCTACACCGTTTGGTTATCTGAAATCATGCTTCAGCAGACTCAGGTAACAACAGTGATTCCATATTACCAACGCTTTTTGGAACGCTTTCCAACGGTTATTGACCTAGCAAACGCCGAACAAGATGAGGTACTCCACTTATGGACGGGGCTTGGTTACTACGCAAGAGCTCGTAATTTGCACAAGGCTGCCAAGATTGTTGCCGAGCAATATAGTGGTGAATTTCCGCTTTCTATTGAAGAAATGAACGCACTACCGGGTATTGGACGATCTACTGCCGCTGCAGTTCTGTCTTCGGTTCATAAACTCCCTCATGCGATCCTTGATGGTAACGTCAAGCGCACCTTAGCGAGAAGCTTCGCAGTAGAAGGTTGGCCTGGGCAAAAGAAGGTTGAAAACCAACTTTGGGAACACGCAGAAGCTCATACTCCGAAGAAAGATGTCGATAAGTACAATCAAGCGATGATGGACATGGGTGCGATGGTGTGTACTCGTAGCAAACCTAAATGTACTCTGTGCCCGATTGAAAGCATGTGCGAAGCCAAGAAGCTTGATAGGCAACTCGACTTCCCGGGCAAAAAACCTAAGAAAGAAAAACCAGTAAAAGAAACATGGTTTGTGATTCTGTACCACGATAATCAAGTATGGCTTGAACAGCGTCCTCAGTCTGGTATCTGGGGAGGCTTATTCTGTTTCCCTCAAAATGAAAACGCTGAGATCGAACATCAATTAGATCTTCGTTCGATCAAAAACAATGCTAAAGATTCGATCCAAACCATGATTGCGTTTCGACATACTTTCAGCCACTACCACTTAGATATCACACCTGTACTAGTGAAATTAGATAAACAACCAGATTTGATAATGGAAGGGACTAAAGGTCTCTGGTATAACTTATCAAAACCGGAAGAAATTGGCCTAGCCGCTCCTGTGAAGCAGCTTATTGAGAGCCTACCCTTTGAACTGAACGACGACGTTTGA
- the hemW gene encoding radical SAM family heme chaperone HemW translates to MHNTALIPPALSLYVHIPWCVQKCPYCDFNSHALKTEIPEKEYIDALLEDLDTDIEKYQLNGTPRPLHSIFIGGGTPSLFSPEGIGRLLQGIEQRIQFKPEIEITMEANPGTIEAERFAGYQKAGITRISVGVQSFEQEKLERLGRIHGQGEAVNAAHLAHKIGLNSFNLDLMHGLPDQSIEQALADLDKAIELNPPHLSWYQLTIEPNTMFYYKTPKLPDDDDLWDIFDLGHKKLSDAGYVQYEISGYSKPGYQCQHNLNYWRFGDYLGIGCGSHGKLSFADGRIVRTTKVKHPRGYLVAYQNMVKPYLSDEFEVPNEDRPFEFFMNRFRLIEACPKQDFINTTGLDFDSIQPTIEWAKELGYLNETDTHWQITEKGKLFLNDLLEAFMAEEDE, encoded by the coding sequence ATGCATAATACAGCGCTAATACCACCAGCACTTAGCCTCTATGTCCACATCCCATGGTGTGTACAAAAGTGTCCGTATTGTGATTTCAACTCACACGCTCTGAAAACCGAGATTCCTGAAAAAGAGTACATCGATGCGCTACTTGAGGATCTCGATACTGATATCGAAAAGTACCAACTCAATGGCACACCTCGCCCATTGCATTCGATCTTTATTGGTGGCGGCACACCGAGTCTATTCTCTCCAGAGGGAATCGGTCGATTGCTGCAAGGCATTGAACAGCGCATTCAGTTCAAGCCAGAAATCGAAATCACCATGGAAGCCAACCCTGGCACTATTGAAGCTGAGCGTTTTGCAGGTTACCAAAAGGCAGGCATTACTCGAATCTCGGTAGGCGTACAAAGCTTTGAGCAAGAGAAGCTGGAAAGGCTTGGGCGTATTCATGGTCAAGGTGAAGCGGTCAACGCAGCTCACTTAGCACACAAGATCGGATTGAATAGTTTCAACTTAGATCTCATGCACGGCTTACCGGATCAAAGCATAGAGCAAGCATTGGCGGATCTAGATAAAGCGATCGAGCTTAATCCTCCACACTTATCTTGGTATCAACTCACCATAGAACCTAACACCATGTTCTATTACAAAACGCCAAAGCTGCCTGACGACGATGACCTTTGGGATATCTTCGACTTAGGCCATAAAAAGCTCTCAGATGCAGGTTATGTACAGTATGAAATTTCAGGCTACAGCAAGCCAGGATACCAATGCCAGCACAACCTCAACTATTGGCGCTTTGGTGACTACTTAGGTATTGGCTGTGGCTCTCATGGCAAACTAAGTTTTGCTGATGGACGCATTGTTCGCACCACAAAGGTTAAGCACCCTAGAGGCTATTTAGTGGCTTACCAGAACATGGTGAAACCTTATCTATCTGATGAGTTTGAAGTGCCGAATGAAGACCGCCCTTTTGAATTCTTTATGAACCGCTTCAGGCTAATAGAAGCGTGTCCAAAACAAGATTTCATTAATACGACTGGGCTTGATTTTGACTCGATTCAGCCAACAATAGAGTGGGCAAAAGAGCTTGGTTACTTGAATGAAACCGACACTCACTGGCAGATCACTGAAAAAGGAAAACTGTTCCTGAATGATTTGCTAGAAGCCTTTATGGCAGAAGAAGACGAATAG
- a CDS encoding DUF2391 family protein yields MKLSFNFEDASQIFVGSFALAVPISFSEEAWKLGETLPAANLLLLFLLSAVFLGFYTYESVFQKDVVARIPVFVFRIVIAYVMTALVVALVLTCLDKLPLLSDPIVSIKRVIVISMPASMGAIVVDSFDKE; encoded by the coding sequence ATGAAATTAAGCTTTAACTTCGAAGATGCGAGCCAAATCTTTGTTGGGTCTTTTGCTTTGGCTGTACCTATTTCTTTTTCTGAAGAGGCGTGGAAGTTAGGGGAGACCTTACCGGCTGCTAATTTACTGTTGTTGTTTTTATTGTCCGCTGTGTTTCTAGGCTTTTATACTTATGAGAGCGTCTTCCAAAAGGATGTTGTCGCTCGTATCCCTGTGTTTGTGTTCAGAATCGTTATTGCTTATGTGATGACAGCATTGGTTGTTGCTTTGGTTCTAACTTGTTTGGATAAGCTGCCTCTATTAAGCGATCCAATAGTATCGATCAAAAGGGTGATCGTTATTTCCATGCCTGCGTCTATGGGAGCGATCGTAGTAGATAGTTTTGATAAAGAGTAA
- a CDS encoding methyl-accepting chemotaxis protein — protein MKLKTQAYLLSGIILIALLALTATGLWTLRVASNMDNKARVTELFKSAYSILTEVEKMAIDGTLEEQQAKQLATRLLRNNIYKDNEYVYVADENMTFIATPLDPQLHGTSFNDFKDGDGNSVGQLIQRVLGNRTGQIIEYTWTQKLPDGTIEEKLSIAEKTPHWGWVVGTGIGFNEVNARFWSTAQWQLFLCVVIAGLILSSLIVSIKRMLALLGGEPKDVREAVQAVAQGRIQTSFETQATDGSIYQAVQQMSKSLAELVSNLNTSMLALRGELQRVEDRAGSIAQLTETQQQSTEMIATAMTEMASSASHVADSASDTARNTDEADKQSQHTQRLIHNTVDNIQGLAGQLSTASEAVSNLDSDVNNIVKVLDVIGDIAEQTNLLALNAAIEAARAGEQGRGFAVVADEVRNLAGRTQSSTKEIQLMINNLQEGSRNAIQTMEVCAATSESTVKESQSASEALQQIVIALASISSMGHEIATAAAEQTQVGDDISKRINMIEESGNQLSSVVTESHNSTQTLASLSNELEAWVNRFEVRH, from the coding sequence ATGAAATTAAAAACGCAAGCTTACTTATTATCGGGCATCATCTTGATCGCTCTGTTAGCGCTAACTGCTACTGGTTTATGGACCTTGAGAGTCGCTAGCAACATGGACAACAAAGCTCGCGTGACAGAGTTATTTAAGAGTGCATACAGCATTCTTACTGAAGTCGAAAAAATGGCTATTGATGGCACTCTAGAAGAGCAACAGGCCAAACAACTTGCTACCCGCCTACTACGTAACAACATCTATAAAGACAATGAATATGTTTATGTTGCTGATGAAAACATGACGTTTATCGCGACGCCTCTGGATCCACAACTACACGGAACCAGCTTTAATGATTTTAAAGACGGTGATGGAAACAGTGTTGGCCAACTCATTCAACGAGTACTTGGCAATCGCACTGGCCAGATCATTGAGTACACCTGGACACAAAAGCTTCCAGACGGAACGATTGAAGAAAAGCTGTCTATTGCAGAGAAGACCCCGCATTGGGGTTGGGTTGTCGGCACCGGTATCGGGTTCAATGAAGTTAACGCTCGTTTTTGGTCTACCGCTCAATGGCAGCTATTCCTTTGTGTGGTGATTGCTGGTCTTATTCTATCGAGCCTAATTGTATCCATTAAACGCATGCTAGCGCTTCTTGGCGGCGAACCTAAAGATGTACGAGAAGCAGTACAAGCCGTAGCACAAGGTCGAATTCAAACCTCTTTCGAAACTCAGGCAACTGACGGCAGTATTTACCAGGCCGTACAACAAATGAGTAAATCACTGGCTGAGCTCGTATCAAACCTAAATACTTCTATGCTGGCATTAAGAGGGGAATTACAACGTGTAGAAGATCGTGCAGGGTCAATCGCTCAATTGACAGAGACTCAGCAGCAATCAACGGAGATGATCGCGACAGCAATGACCGAGATGGCCTCTTCTGCCAGCCATGTTGCAGACTCAGCGAGCGATACTGCACGTAATACTGATGAGGCAGACAAACAGAGCCAACATACTCAACGCCTAATTCACAATACGGTGGACAATATTCAAGGCTTAGCGGGCCAGCTAAGTACAGCAAGTGAAGCTGTCTCTAACCTAGACAGCGATGTGAACAATATTGTGAAAGTACTCGACGTTATCGGTGACATTGCAGAGCAGACTAACCTCTTAGCACTTAATGCAGCCATCGAAGCGGCTCGAGCCGGTGAACAAGGCCGTGGGTTTGCGGTTGTTGCTGACGAAGTTCGCAACCTCGCAGGTCGAACGCAATCAAGCACAAAAGAAATCCAGCTAATGATCAATAACCTTCAAGAAGGATCCCGTAATGCAATTCAAACTATGGAAGTGTGTGCGGCAACCAGTGAGAGCACAGTGAAAGAGTCTCAAAGCGCCTCTGAAGCGCTACAACAGATTGTTATCGCTCTAGCGTCTATATCCTCAATGGGGCATGAGATAGCGACAGCAGCCGCTGAGCAGACCCAGGTAGGCGATGATATTTCGAAGCGTATCAACATGATCGAAGAAAGTGGCAACCAATTAAGCAGTGTAGTAACAGAAAGTCACAACAGCACCCAAACACTCGCCTCTCTTTCTAACGAATTAGAAGCTTGGGTTAATAGATTTGAAGTAAGACACTAA
- the glsB gene encoding glutaminase B: protein MKPTQAILAEILDEVRPLIGQGKVADYIPALARVSNQKLAIAVYTNEGEVIQAGDAEEAFSVQSISKALSLTLAMVLYKPEEIWQRVGKEPSGQAFNSMIQLEMEQGIPRNPFINAGAIVVADLLHSRLSAPRHRLLEFVRQLSGDTHIVYDKVVAASEMMHSDRNAAIAYLMRSFGNFENDVIPVLNNYFHACALKMTCVDLAKTFSYLANKGVSVQTKKKIITPVQTKQLNALLATCGLYDGAGEFAYRVGMPGKSGVGGGIIAIVPGEMTIAVWSPELDPSGNSLAGTKALELLSERIGRSIF, encoded by the coding sequence ATGAAACCAACTCAAGCTATTTTAGCCGAGATTTTAGACGAGGTTCGTCCTTTAATTGGGCAGGGAAAGGTCGCTGATTACATCCCCGCACTGGCTCGCGTATCGAACCAGAAGTTGGCGATCGCGGTATACACCAATGAAGGAGAGGTGATTCAAGCGGGTGATGCAGAAGAAGCTTTTTCTGTGCAATCTATCTCTAAAGCGTTGAGCTTGACGTTAGCGATGGTGCTTTATAAACCCGAAGAAATTTGGCAGCGAGTGGGCAAGGAGCCTTCTGGCCAAGCGTTTAACTCGATGATTCAACTTGAGATGGAGCAAGGCATTCCTCGTAACCCGTTTATCAATGCGGGGGCAATTGTAGTGGCAGACTTATTGCACAGCCGTCTATCAGCACCAAGACACCGTTTATTAGAATTTGTACGTCAGCTATCGGGTGATACTCATATTGTGTATGACAAGGTAGTTGCGGCTTCAGAAATGATGCACAGCGATCGTAATGCGGCTATCGCTTACTTGATGCGTTCATTTGGTAACTTTGAAAATGATGTTATCCCTGTTCTGAATAACTACTTTCATGCCTGTGCGCTTAAAATGACGTGTGTGGATTTGGCGAAAACCTTTAGCTATTTGGCGAACAAAGGTGTGTCGGTTCAAACTAAGAAAAAGATCATCACGCCGGTTCAAACTAAGCAGTTGAATGCTTTGCTTGCGACATGTGGTTTGTACGATGGGGCGGGGGAGTTTGCGTATCGTGTTGGTATGCCAGGAAAATCGGGTGTGGGTGGCGGTATTATTGCCATCGTTCCGGGTGAGATGACAATTGCTGTATGGTCTCCAGAGCTTGATCCTTCTGGTAACTCGCTTGCTGGTACTAAGGCGCTAGAGCTGCTTTCAGAGCGAATTGGTCGTTCTATTTTTTAG
- the mltC gene encoding membrane-bound lytic murein transglycosylase MltC: MKKLSYFLIAMLLTGCSREFVENIYDVNYEPTNRFVSNLAELPGQFEKDTDALDALIHSFSGNIQKRWGSSEIKMAGKSNYVKYIDNYLSRSEVNFSQGLITVETVSSTEPKKHLKNAIITTLLTPDDPAHVDLFSSKSIKLEGKPFLYNQVVDQEKKPIQWTWRANQFADYLIANNLKTKEVDFKKAYYVEIPMVADHASKRRYQYADIVRRASQRYDIPEDLIYAIIKTESSFNPYAVSWANAYGLMQVVPKTAGRDVFKLVKNKPGEPTPEYLFNPENNIDAGTAYFYILKNRYLKDITHPTTLEYSMISAYNGGTGGVLNTFSKDRKRAMRDLNSLQPSQAYWALTKKHPNKESRRYLEKVTKFKIDFNQGKT; the protein is encoded by the coding sequence ATGAAAAAGCTAAGTTACTTCCTAATAGCCATGTTATTAACTGGGTGCAGTCGTGAATTTGTCGAAAACATTTATGATGTTAACTACGAACCAACCAACCGATTTGTAAGTAATTTAGCGGAGCTACCCGGTCAATTTGAAAAAGACACTGATGCACTGGATGCTTTGATTCATAGCTTTTCAGGCAACATCCAAAAACGTTGGGGCAGCAGTGAAATAAAGATGGCAGGCAAAAGTAACTATGTGAAATACATTGATAATTACTTAAGCCGTTCAGAAGTAAACTTTAGCCAAGGCCTAATCACAGTAGAAACCGTCTCCTCTACCGAACCTAAAAAACACCTCAAAAACGCAATAATCACGACACTTCTGACGCCGGATGACCCGGCCCATGTCGACCTATTTTCTTCCAAAAGCATCAAGTTAGAAGGGAAACCTTTCCTCTACAATCAGGTCGTAGATCAAGAGAAAAAGCCCATTCAATGGACATGGCGCGCTAACCAATTTGCTGACTACCTGATCGCCAATAACCTAAAAACCAAGGAAGTCGATTTCAAAAAAGCTTACTACGTTGAAATCCCAATGGTGGCCGATCACGCTAGTAAACGTCGCTATCAGTACGCCGATATCGTTAGACGAGCGTCTCAACGTTATGACATTCCTGAAGACTTGATTTACGCGATCATCAAAACAGAAAGTAGTTTTAACCCATATGCTGTGAGCTGGGCGAATGCTTATGGTCTTATGCAAGTCGTACCAAAAACTGCAGGTCGAGACGTGTTTAAACTAGTAAAGAACAAACCTGGAGAACCCACTCCTGAGTATTTATTCAATCCAGAAAACAATATTGATGCTGGCACCGCGTACTTTTACATACTCAAAAATCGTTATTTAAAAGATATAACACACCCGACAACGCTCGAGTACAGTATGATTTCAGCATACAATGGTGGCACTGGTGGGGTACTCAATACCTTCAGTAAGGACAGAAAGCGGGCGATGCGCGACCTAAACTCGCTGCAACCTAGTCAAGCGTACTGGGCACTGACAAAGAAACACCCAAACAAAGAGTCGCGTCGATACTTAGAAAAAGTAACAAAATTCAAGATAGATTTTAACCAAGGTAAAACGTAA